A stretch of Carnobacterium iners DNA encodes these proteins:
- a CDS encoding phosphoglycerate dehydrogenase, protein MIKKGIWLAYETTKEQMDRIKQLAPNYELIKGWDKKEELDFPLENIEIIYGWKGQRSKELLANQKNDLKWIQGQAAGVDFLDLEGLKKKNVVLTNGSGIHSIPIAESVFGMLLTYTRGIQEAIRNQQKSTWNQTESLIELHGKTIMIVGTGKIGKEIGRMAKAFNMKTIGINSTGHPVDYMDEMYDQKELIRQVSKADIVVNILPLTKKTSRFFDDELFDSFKYKTLFLNVGRGPSVDVPSLIRALNNGKVAFAGLDVFEQEPLEKDSPLWVRDDVLITPHISGIAEGFKKRLFVLFEENLKAYMQNKLLPVNVVDYEKKY, encoded by the coding sequence ATGATAAAAAAAGGGATTTGGTTAGCTTATGAAACAACGAAAGAACAAATGGATAGAATCAAGCAACTAGCACCTAACTACGAATTAATTAAGGGGTGGGACAAAAAAGAAGAGCTAGACTTTCCATTAGAGAATATTGAAATAATCTATGGGTGGAAAGGCCAGAGAAGTAAAGAATTGTTAGCGAATCAAAAGAACGATTTGAAGTGGATTCAAGGTCAGGCTGCTGGAGTAGATTTTTTAGATTTAGAGGGTTTAAAGAAAAAAAACGTTGTATTAACAAACGGCAGTGGAATCCATAGCATCCCTATTGCAGAATCTGTTTTTGGCATGCTATTAACTTATACCAGGGGAATTCAAGAAGCCATAAGAAATCAACAGAAAAGTACCTGGAATCAAACGGAAAGCTTGATAGAACTTCATGGAAAAACAATTATGATTGTTGGTACAGGAAAAATAGGAAAAGAAATTGGGCGAATGGCAAAAGCCTTTAATATGAAAACAATTGGAATAAACAGTACCGGACATCCAGTCGACTACATGGATGAAATGTATGATCAAAAAGAGTTGATCCGACAAGTATCAAAAGCAGATATAGTTGTGAATATCCTACCGCTAACAAAGAAAACGAGTCGTTTTTTTGACGATGAGCTGTTTGATTCATTTAAATATAAAACACTCTTTTTAAATGTCGGACGTGGACCATCAGTGGATGTTCCAAGTTTAATTAGGGCTTTGAATAATGGAAAAGTAGCCTTTGCAGGTTTAGATGTTTTCGAACAGGAGCCACTAGAAAAGGATAGTCCTTTATGGGTTCGTGATGATGTACTTATTACACCACATATATCCGGTATAGCAGAAGGTTTTAAAAAACGCTTATTTGTTTTATTTGAAGAAAATTTAAAAGCCTATATGCAAAATAAATTATTACCGGTAAATGTTGTGGATTATGAAAAGAAGTATTAA
- a CDS encoding transporter substrate-binding domain-containing protein has product MKKKLILGLIAAVSLTLGACSSNEKNDNQNEQTAWEGIQESGILKVATSGTLYPNSFHEKDTDKLTGYEVEIIREVANRLDLEIEFTEMGVDGMLTSVNSGAIDVAAMGIDRDGEDADKYNYTIPYKYSYGAMVVRKSDDSGIKTLEDLKGKKAAGAATTSYMKVARHFGSEEVIYDNATNDQYLSDVANGRTDVILNDYYSQKLAVAALPEIQVKVHDIFYNPSETNYSMKKGNDELTEKVNAMLEEMISDGTLSELSKEFYAGEDVTKQIDYDFPEIEFKE; this is encoded by the coding sequence ATGAAAAAGAAACTAATTTTAGGATTAATCGCAGCTGTAAGTTTAACACTAGGGGCTTGTAGCTCGAATGAAAAAAACGACAATCAAAATGAACAAACAGCATGGGAAGGGATACAAGAAAGTGGCATTTTAAAGGTTGCGACATCAGGAACCCTTTATCCTAATTCATTCCATGAAAAAGATACAGATAAATTAACGGGGTATGAAGTCGAGATTATTCGCGAAGTTGCCAATCGATTGGATTTAGAAATAGAATTTACTGAAATGGGAGTAGATGGTATGTTAACTTCTGTTAATAGTGGAGCCATTGATGTGGCAGCGATGGGAATTGATCGTGATGGGGAAGACGCAGACAAATACAACTACACTATTCCTTATAAATACTCTTATGGCGCAATGGTTGTTAGAAAATCAGACGACTCAGGGATTAAAACTTTAGAAGATTTAAAAGGGAAAAAAGCAGCCGGTGCAGCGACAACCTCTTATATGAAAGTTGCTCGTCATTTTGGATCAGAAGAAGTTATTTATGATAATGCAACAAATGACCAGTACCTAAGCGATGTAGCGAATGGACGAACAGATGTTATCTTGAATGATTACTATTCTCAAAAATTAGCAGTGGCAGCATTGCCAGAGATCCAAGTAAAAGTACACGATATTTTTTATAATCCTTCTGAAACAAATTACTCAATGAAAAAAGGCAACGATGAGTTAACAGAAAAGGTAAATGCAATGTTAGAAGAGATGATTTCTGATGGCACATTATCAGAACTGTCTAAAGAATTTTACGCAGGCGAAGATGTGACCAAACAAATAGACTATGATTTTCCTGAAATTGAATTTAAGGAGTAG
- a CDS encoding amino acid ABC transporter permease, which produces MLDIQWQYIFDPVLAWNSLPYVLKGLGYTLGISVTSMTIGLAIGFLLAIMRMSERKLASIIARIYISFMRGTPLLVLLFILYFGFPFIGIQFSAVNAAIIGFSLSSSAYIAEILRSALISVDKGQWEAAYALGLKWPVVMRKIIIPQAMRIAVPPLSNVLLDLIKGTALAAMITVPEIFQQAKIVGGREFDYMTMYILVALVYWAICSIFALFQDVLEKRMAVYTN; this is translated from the coding sequence ATGCTTGATATCCAATGGCAATACATTTTTGATCCTGTTTTGGCTTGGAATAGTTTGCCTTATGTATTAAAAGGGCTAGGATACACTTTAGGGATTTCAGTAACGAGCATGACAATAGGTCTGGCAATCGGATTTCTATTAGCTATTATGCGGATGTCAGAGAGGAAACTAGCCAGTATAATCGCAAGAATTTATATTTCTTTTATGCGAGGTACGCCGTTGCTTGTTTTGTTATTTATCCTTTATTTTGGGTTCCCTTTTATAGGGATTCAATTTTCAGCTGTAAATGCAGCAATTATTGGGTTTAGCCTAAGTTCGAGTGCTTATATTGCTGAAATTTTACGCTCAGCATTGATTTCAGTTGATAAAGGACAATGGGAAGCAGCCTACGCTCTAGGATTAAAATGGCCAGTAGTGATGCGGAAAATTATTATTCCTCAAGCGATGCGAATAGCTGTTCCACCTCTAAGCAATGTTTTATTGGATTTAATTAAAGGAACAGCTTTGGCAGCAATGATCACTGTTCCTGAAATCTTTCAACAAGCTAAGATTGTTGGTGGAAGAGAATTTGACTACATGACGATGTATATTTTAGTAGCTTTAGTTTATTGGGCGATTTGCAGCATCTTCGCTCTCTTTCAAGATGTTCTTGAAAAAAGAATGGCCGTTTATACAAATTGA
- the brnQ gene encoding branched-chain amino acid transport system II carrier protein, producing the protein MIETNEQKLTFSSYLYIGSMLFGLFFGAGNLIFPVHMGQLAGSNVNWATLGFLITGIGLPFLGVVAIGVSNSSGLFELSSRIHPYYGYFMTTALYLTIGPFFALPRTGTVSYEIGLAPYIGEQYQTVGLAVFTLAFFGSALLLSLKPTKILVYVGKVLNPLFLVFLSVLMITAFIKPLGGILKAPITGDYGTAPFSSGFTEGYNTMDALASLAFGIIVVQTIKGLGVTKPAAIARDTIKSGLISMILMGLIYAGLAYLGTMSVGRFPVSENGGIALTQISHYYFGSLGSILLAIIVTVACLKTAIGLITACSETFHGMFPNSFSYKTYVFIFSIVACLVGNVGLTKIISYSIPVLMFLYPLAITLILLALISHLFKNRQVVYVTTTILTLFVSIADMLNALPDTIRDIAIIQNILVFYKTYLPFFENGMGWLLPAMIGLIIGWTVSLVTKPNPK; encoded by the coding sequence ATGATAGAAACAAATGAACAGAAATTAACTTTTTCTTCTTATCTTTATATTGGTTCAATGTTGTTCGGTTTATTTTTTGGTGCAGGTAACTTAATCTTCCCAGTACACATGGGTCAACTTGCAGGTTCGAACGTTAATTGGGCAACACTAGGATTTCTAATTACTGGTATTGGATTGCCTTTTTTAGGAGTCGTTGCAATAGGGGTTTCTAATAGTAGTGGATTGTTTGAGTTATCTAGCCGGATTCATCCTTACTATGGTTATTTCATGACAACAGCCTTGTACTTAACGATTGGACCATTTTTTGCTTTACCAAGAACGGGGACTGTTTCTTATGAAATCGGGCTGGCTCCTTATATTGGAGAACAGTATCAGACTGTAGGATTAGCAGTCTTTACACTAGCCTTTTTTGGATCAGCCTTATTGCTTTCGTTAAAACCTACTAAAATATTGGTTTACGTAGGAAAAGTATTAAATCCTTTATTTTTAGTATTTTTAAGTGTGTTAATGATTACAGCCTTTATTAAGCCTTTAGGCGGCATCTTAAAAGCGCCTATTACTGGAGATTATGGAACAGCTCCATTTTCGAGCGGCTTTACCGAAGGCTATAATACAATGGATGCTTTAGCTTCATTAGCATTTGGTATTATCGTCGTGCAAACGATTAAAGGATTGGGTGTTACGAAACCTGCAGCTATAGCAAGAGATACCATTAAATCTGGTTTAATTAGCATGATTCTAATGGGCCTTATTTACGCAGGATTAGCTTATCTGGGTACAATGAGTGTTGGGCGCTTTCCTGTTTCTGAAAATGGTGGCATTGCTTTGACGCAAATTTCTCATTATTATTTTGGTTCATTAGGTAGTATTTTATTAGCTATTATCGTTACCGTAGCTTGTCTTAAAACAGCTATTGGACTAATTACAGCTTGCTCAGAAACATTCCATGGAATGTTCCCTAATTCATTTAGCTACAAAACTTATGTTTTTATCTTTAGTATCGTAGCTTGTTTAGTAGGGAATGTTGGATTGACAAAAATTATTAGTTATTCTATTCCTGTGTTGATGTTCTTATATCCTTTGGCTATCACGTTAATTTTATTAGCCTTAATCTCGCACTTATTTAAAAATCGTCAAGTAGTTTATGTTACAACAACGATTCTAACGCTTTTTGTTAGTATTGCAGATATGTTAAATGCTTTACCAGATACAATTCGCGATATAGCTATTATTCAAAATATATTAGTATTTTATAAAACATACTTACCATTCTTTGAAAATGGCATGGGATGGTTATTGCCAGCAATGATCGGGTTAATTATTGGGTGGACCGTCAGTTTAGTCACGAAACCGAATCCTAAATAA
- a CDS encoding 3D domain-containing protein, whose product MKFSKLFISSMMVFLLLGAVPNTVFAATKLEKIEVQSLLEKEKMVKLDDEISQTLVKVNEKNTELENLQIEIEKKKETIGQTTAEVKKQKEVVAARLEQAQNRLQTIQTSEMNQNVVVSLFESESVTDLFNRAYVLVTLQSAGNDQMNIAKEEQEKLVVLQEKLNTEALVLEEQTQDSKKQKVALDNQVASLQKTMDTNQESLAKLDAEKRAEETKLAQETRLAQEAAKKAESSQIAVKVNIEKESSASVNTNTAQPNTAQPNTAQPNTAQPNTAQPKTENKQEISTTSSGRTMVVSATGYSTAQPGLSTHTATGINLLQNPMVIAVDPRVIPLGTMLEIPGYGVAIAGDTGGAIKGNKIDIHFSTVGQALSWGRRTITIRVLN is encoded by the coding sequence ATGAAATTCAGTAAACTATTCATAAGTTCAATGATGGTATTTTTATTGCTAGGAGCAGTTCCTAATACCGTTTTTGCAGCAACGAAGTTAGAAAAAATAGAGGTACAGTCGTTGTTAGAAAAAGAAAAAATGGTGAAATTAGATGATGAAATTAGTCAAACATTAGTAAAAGTAAACGAAAAAAATACAGAACTTGAAAACTTACAAATCGAAATAGAAAAGAAAAAAGAAACAATTGGACAAACAACAGCAGAAGTTAAAAAGCAAAAAGAAGTGGTTGCTGCTCGTCTAGAACAAGCTCAAAATCGGTTGCAGACAATTCAGACTTCTGAAATGAATCAAAATGTAGTTGTGTCATTATTTGAATCAGAAAGTGTGACAGATTTATTTAATCGTGCTTACGTTTTAGTGACATTGCAATCTGCTGGAAATGATCAAATGAATATCGCAAAAGAAGAGCAAGAAAAGTTAGTTGTTCTTCAAGAAAAATTAAACACAGAAGCATTAGTGTTAGAAGAGCAAACGCAGGATTCGAAAAAGCAAAAAGTTGCATTAGATAACCAAGTTGCTAGTTTACAAAAAACGATGGATACAAATCAAGAAAGCTTAGCTAAATTAGATGCAGAAAAAAGAGCAGAAGAAACAAAATTAGCACAAGAAACAAGATTAGCACAAGAAGCAGCTAAGAAAGCTGAGTCTTCACAAATAGCTGTAAAAGTGAACATAGAAAAAGAGTCAAGTGCTTCAGTGAACACAAACACAGCACAACCAAACACAGCACAACCAAACACAGCACAACCAAACACAGCACAACCAAACACAGCACAACCAAAAACTGAGAACAAGCAAGAAATTTCAACAACATCTTCAGGTAGGACGATGGTTGTATCAGCAACAGGCTACTCTACAGCACAACCGGGATTAAGTACACATACTGCAACCGGAATCAATTTATTGCAAAATCCAATGGTTATTGCAGTAGATCCGCGCGTTATTCCATTAGGAACTATGCTTGAAATACCAGGTTATGGTGTTGCTATTGCAGGAGATACTGGTGGAGCAATAAAAGGAAATAAAATCGATATTCATTTTTCAACAGTAGGACAAGCACTATCATGGGGTAGAAGAACGATTACAATCAGAGTTTTAAATTAA
- the uvrC gene encoding excinuclease ABC subunit UvrC, producing the protein MTREHINNKLQLLPDLPGCYIMKNSDDEIIYIGKAKNLRNRVRSYFKGTHEGKTELLVKEIVDFETIITGTDKESLLLEITLIKKHQPKYNIKLKQGTSYPYLKITNERDPQLIISSEVKKDGGIYFGPYPNVYAASETQHFIQKIYPLRRCNGSQKRACLYYHIGQCMGPCDHKVPVEEYKAQIENIKRFLNGEVKAVKKELRIKMIGAASEQQYERAAEYRDQIQYIETTVERQNIITNDYTNRDVFSFYMNKGWISIQVFFIRQATLIKREAAIFPCYDTPQEELSSYIVQFYQEENHILPKEILVPDEMDTAILAEVLGISVRIPVKGRKKDMLDLATKNSEITLNEKFKLIEMDDRKTIGAIKELSAAMNLPYITRIEAFDHSNIQGTNPVSAMISFEDGQPNKSNYRKYKIKTVHGSNELATTEEVIRRRYERLLKEGKPLPDLIMMDGGKIQVNAAINILENELGLTIPVAGMVKDNKHRTSSLIYGENHEEISLKPTSQAFYLVQRIQDEVHRFAITFHRQLRNKNSLSSKLDQIDGVGPKTRTKILKQFKSLKKAKEADIEEIIGLGIPTKVAERIKNELD; encoded by the coding sequence ATGACGAGAGAACACATTAATAATAAGTTGCAATTGCTTCCTGACTTACCTGGATGCTACATTATGAAAAACAGCGACGATGAAATCATTTATATTGGAAAAGCTAAAAATTTGCGAAATCGTGTTCGTTCTTATTTTAAAGGAACCCATGAAGGGAAAACGGAATTACTTGTAAAAGAAATCGTTGACTTTGAAACGATCATTACAGGAACAGATAAAGAATCCTTATTATTAGAAATTACGTTAATAAAAAAACACCAGCCTAAATATAATATAAAATTAAAACAAGGAACAAGCTATCCCTATTTAAAAATTACGAATGAGCGTGATCCTCAATTGATTATTTCTTCTGAAGTAAAAAAAGATGGAGGGATTTACTTTGGGCCGTATCCTAACGTCTATGCAGCAAGTGAAACACAGCACTTTATTCAAAAAATCTATCCGCTAAGACGGTGTAATGGCTCTCAAAAACGAGCTTGCCTCTACTACCATATAGGACAGTGCATGGGGCCTTGTGATCACAAAGTACCGGTTGAAGAATACAAAGCGCAAATAGAAAATATTAAACGATTTTTGAATGGCGAAGTTAAGGCTGTAAAAAAAGAATTGCGGATTAAAATGATTGGAGCAGCTAGCGAACAACAATACGAAAGAGCGGCTGAATACCGAGATCAGATTCAGTATATAGAAACAACTGTCGAAAGGCAGAATATTATTACAAATGACTACACAAATCGAGATGTATTTAGTTTTTATATGAATAAAGGCTGGATTTCTATCCAAGTCTTTTTTATCCGACAAGCAACTTTAATCAAACGAGAAGCAGCTATTTTTCCATGTTACGATACCCCACAAGAAGAGTTATCTTCTTATATCGTCCAATTTTATCAAGAAGAAAATCATATCCTACCCAAGGAAATCTTAGTTCCTGACGAAATGGATACCGCTATTTTAGCAGAAGTTTTGGGAATATCTGTAAGAATCCCTGTTAAGGGACGCAAAAAAGATATGCTAGATCTTGCAACTAAAAATAGTGAGATTACGTTAAATGAAAAGTTTAAATTGATTGAAATGGATGATCGAAAAACAATCGGTGCAATAAAAGAATTATCTGCTGCAATGAACTTGCCTTATATTACACGAATTGAGGCTTTTGATCATTCCAATATCCAAGGAACCAACCCTGTTTCTGCAATGATTTCTTTTGAAGATGGGCAACCAAATAAAAGCAATTACCGTAAATACAAAATTAAAACAGTCCATGGAAGCAATGAATTAGCAACGACTGAAGAAGTGATAAGAAGACGGTATGAGCGTTTGTTAAAAGAGGGTAAACCACTTCCTGATTTGATAATGATGGATGGAGGTAAAATACAAGTAAATGCAGCTATCAATATTTTAGAAAATGAATTAGGATTGACTATACCAGTAGCGGGTATGGTTAAAGACAACAAACACCGTACGTCTTCTTTAATTTATGGAGAAAATCATGAGGAAATTAGTTTAAAACCAACAAGCCAAGCTTTTTATCTAGTTCAACGGATTCAAGATGAAGTTCATCGCTTCGCGATTACGTTTCATCGGCAATTGCGAAACAAAAATAGTCTTTCCTCAAAACTAGATCAAATAGATGGAGTAGGACCTAAAACGAGAACAAAGATTTTAAAACAATTTAAATCTTTAAAAAAAGCTAAAGAAGCAGATATTGAAGAAATTATAGGATTAGGTATTCCAACTAAAGTAGCAGAAAGAATAAAAAATGAATTAGACTAA
- a CDS encoding iron-sulfur cluster biosynthesis family protein, which yields MFLTLTKTAQERISLAKKLATGNLILYYESNIGCVCGNSGLFTLKITQKEDPEVDSFISTTIGDLPVQGWSLDFLDNDLKLDFDQKKSALILRGESGLINANVLLINDSGLSVFTLHSYKKEENH from the coding sequence ATGTTTTTAACACTAACAAAAACGGCTCAAGAACGGATTTCTTTAGCGAAAAAGTTAGCTACTGGCAATCTTATTCTCTATTATGAATCTAACATTGGTTGTGTTTGTGGGAATAGCGGCTTATTTACCTTAAAAATAACGCAAAAAGAAGATCCTGAAGTAGATTCTTTCATTAGCACAACGATTGGTGATTTGCCTGTCCAAGGATGGAGTTTAGATTTCTTAGACAACGATTTAAAACTTGATTTTGATCAAAAAAAATCTGCTTTAATCCTACGAGGCGAGAGCGGTTTAATCAATGCGAACGTCCTATTGATTAATGATTCAGGTCTCTCTGTATTTACGCTACATTCGTATAAAAAAGAAGAAAACCATTAA
- a CDS encoding amino acid ABC transporter ATP-binding protein has translation MTKIKVENLKKSFGSLEVLKDLNVEIQEGEVVCIIGPSGSGKSTFLRCLNQLEDISGGKVTIDNNNLSDHSKNINKIRENIGMVFQHFNLFPHLTVLENITLAPKELKNQKEDEIKARALELLETVGLSEKANDYPNSLSGGQKQRVAIARALAMQPDIMLFDEPTSALDPEMVGDVLEVMQLLARQGMTMVVVTHEMGFAKEVADRVIFMDAGYIVEEGTPEELFNSPKNERTKDFLNKILV, from the coding sequence ATGACTAAAATAAAAGTAGAAAACCTTAAAAAAAGCTTTGGCTCATTAGAGGTCTTAAAAGATTTGAACGTAGAGATACAAGAAGGCGAAGTTGTCTGCATCATTGGACCTTCTGGGTCGGGTAAAAGTACATTTTTACGTTGCCTTAACCAACTAGAAGATATTTCTGGTGGAAAAGTTACTATAGATAATAATAATTTAAGTGATCATTCAAAAAATATTAATAAAATTAGAGAAAACATCGGAATGGTTTTTCAACATTTTAATCTGTTCCCTCACTTAACCGTATTGGAAAATATTACTTTAGCTCCAAAAGAATTAAAAAATCAAAAAGAAGATGAAATTAAAGCACGTGCATTAGAGTTGCTAGAAACAGTCGGTTTATCTGAAAAAGCTAACGATTATCCGAATTCCTTATCTGGTGGTCAAAAACAACGTGTAGCTATTGCTAGAGCATTAGCTATGCAACCTGATATTATGCTCTTTGACGAACCAACTAGTGCGTTAGATCCTGAAATGGTTGGAGATGTATTAGAAGTTATGCAACTCCTCGCTCGTCAAGGCATGACCATGGTTGTCGTTACTCATGAGATGGGCTTTGCCAAAGAAGTAGCTGACCGTGTTATCTTCATGGATGCTGGTTATATTGTTGAAGAAGGGACTCCTGAAGAGTTATTCAATTCTCCTAAGAATGAGCGTACGAAAGACTTTTTAAATAAAATTTTAGTATAG
- a CDS encoding amino acid ABC transporter substrate-binding protein/permease has product MTIHKRSLFLTAIILLLGLFSAALNPQEISAQAKDGKYIIGTDVTFAPFEYQDTDGNYVGIDMDLLKAIAQDQGFEYEVKPLGFSASLQALETNQVDGMIAGMSITDERKATFDFSEPYFESGVVMAIAESDESIKSYEDLAGKTVAVKTGTTGSAFAETLQKDIDFKINTFEDSANMYEDVQAGNSDAAFEDYPVMAYALKNDRLKLKTPLDPEPGDKYGFAVNKDTNPELLEMFDAGLINIRANGKYQEILDTYIGEDAVSAASDIGFFGLITENSGELLKGLGRTLILTFVAFVIATIVGVILGLFSASPNKALNIIASLYVDLFRGIPLIVLAFFVYFSIPQLLDLRLSATVAGIITLSLNTAAYIAELVRGGIQAVDNGQLEAARSLGLPYNTAMRKIVLPQAIKIMIPSFINQFVITLKDTSILSVIGIVELTQTGKIIISRTFSSGNMWLVIALMYLIVITILTKISNYLERRLNND; this is encoded by the coding sequence ATGACTATTCACAAGCGCTCGTTATTTTTAACAGCAATAATACTATTACTAGGGCTTTTTTCTGCAGCTCTTAACCCGCAAGAAATCTCTGCACAAGCAAAAGATGGTAAATATATTATCGGAACGGACGTGACTTTTGCTCCCTTCGAATACCAAGATACTGACGGAAACTACGTTGGAATCGATATGGATCTTCTAAAAGCTATCGCCCAAGATCAAGGTTTTGAATACGAAGTAAAACCACTTGGTTTTAGCGCCTCTTTACAAGCTCTAGAAACCAATCAAGTCGATGGAATGATTGCCGGAATGAGTATCACAGATGAGCGTAAAGCAACTTTTGACTTTTCAGAGCCCTATTTTGAAAGTGGTGTCGTTATGGCTATCGCTGAATCTGATGAATCAATTAAAAGTTATGAAGACTTAGCAGGTAAGACTGTTGCTGTTAAAACAGGAACAACTGGTTCTGCCTTTGCTGAAACGCTTCAAAAAGATATTGATTTCAAGATAAATACTTTCGAAGATTCAGCAAATATGTACGAAGATGTTCAAGCTGGTAACTCAGACGCTGCTTTTGAAGATTATCCAGTTATGGCATATGCATTAAAAAATGATCGTTTAAAATTAAAAACGCCTTTAGATCCTGAACCGGGTGATAAATATGGATTTGCTGTAAATAAAGATACAAATCCTGAATTACTTGAAATGTTTGATGCAGGACTAATTAATATTAGAGCAAATGGAAAATATCAAGAAATTTTAGATACGTATATTGGTGAAGATGCTGTATCTGCAGCATCAGATATTGGTTTCTTTGGTTTAATCACAGAAAATAGTGGTGAACTATTAAAAGGACTAGGACGTACCTTGATTTTAACTTTTGTCGCATTCGTTATTGCTACAATTGTCGGAGTTATCCTAGGACTATTTAGTGCTTCACCTAACAAAGCACTAAATATTATCGCTTCTCTTTATGTAGATTTATTTCGTGGTATTCCTTTAATTGTCTTAGCCTTTTTCGTTTACTTCTCAATTCCACAATTGCTTGACTTGCGTCTTTCTGCAACGGTAGCTGGTATTATTACATTAAGCTTGAATACCGCTGCTTATATTGCCGAACTTGTTCGTGGAGGGATTCAAGCTGTCGATAATGGACAATTAGAAGCAGCAAGAAGTTTAGGACTTCCTTACAATACTGCCATGCGTAAGATTGTTCTCCCACAGGCAATTAAGATTATGATTCCTTCTTTTATTAACCAATTCGTTATCACTTTAAAAGATACGTCTATCTTATCTGTTATCGGAATAGTAGAATTAACTCAAACAGGAAAAATTATTATTTCTCGTACATTCTCATCAGGAAACATGTGGTTAGTTATTGCTTTAATGTATCTTATTGTTATTACTATCCTCACTAAAATTTCAAATTATTTGGAACGGAGACTAAACAATGACTAA
- a CDS encoding GNAT family N-acetyltransferase, which yields MAEKKDIKELCDLIWIVLKDMELPILNELPEESLKKLMQEAMLNEHYRYGYRNGIVCVRDNQLAGVCFGYKGELEPIIDQPLIKIMEELNFKTRLLFTDEETQSGEWYLDTLVTAPNFRRQGVALELLSALPDFVKKQGETIISLNCDQDNESAKQLYEKMGYRKVGERTIIEHRYSHMQYTIK from the coding sequence ATGGCTGAAAAAAAAGATATAAAAGAATTATGTGACTTAATTTGGATCGTGTTAAAAGATATGGAATTACCTATATTAAATGAATTGCCTGAAGAATCATTAAAAAAATTGATGCAAGAAGCGATGTTGAATGAGCATTATCGCTATGGCTATCGCAATGGTATAGTTTGTGTTCGCGACAATCAATTAGCAGGAGTTTGTTTTGGATATAAAGGGGAGTTAGAACCTATTATTGATCAACCTTTGATCAAAATCATGGAAGAATTGAATTTTAAAACCCGATTATTATTTACTGATGAAGAAACTCAATCAGGGGAGTGGTATTTAGACACTCTTGTAACCGCACCAAACTTTCGCAGACAAGGCGTTGCGTTAGAACTTCTGTCAGCTCTTCCTGATTTTGTTAAAAAGCAAGGAGAGACCATCATTAGCTTAAATTGTGATCAAGATAACGAATCTGCTAAACAGTTATATGAAAAGATGGGTTACAGAAAAGTTGGAGAGCGTACGATTATCGAGCATCGCTACAGTCACATGCAGTATACAATAAAATAA
- a CDS encoding LURP-one-related/scramblase family protein, whose product MIHLHIKQDYVSTKNSLIVSDEKGKECYLIVGKWGRVGDGFSLFGIDGDLIIEVKQTTLSLFPKFNLIIAGKKIATIKKYRGLKGPYFKVSPLAWSVKGDFNTNHYRVKKGKKTIMEMEKTYLSFGDSYTLSIEQQKNVPICLCLAVIVDHLSVTREPAKVKRLKKQAIQFI is encoded by the coding sequence ATGATTCATCTTCATATAAAACAAGACTATGTGTCTACAAAAAATAGCCTAATTGTTTCAGATGAAAAGGGCAAAGAGTGTTATCTCATTGTTGGTAAATGGGGTCGAGTTGGCGATGGATTTTCTCTTTTTGGAATTGACGGCGATTTAATTATTGAAGTAAAACAAACTACCCTCTCTCTATTTCCTAAATTTAATTTGATTATTGCTGGTAAAAAAATAGCGACGATAAAAAAATATCGTGGTCTAAAAGGACCTTATTTCAAAGTTAGTCCGCTAGCTTGGAGTGTAAAAGGTGATTTTAATACTAACCATTATAGGGTTAAAAAGGGTAAAAAAACGATTATGGAAATGGAAAAAACCTATTTATCTTTTGGCGATTCCTATACTCTATCCATTGAACAACAAAAAAATGTACCTATTTGTTTGTGCCTAGCTGTTATCGTTGATCACCTATCGGTGACACGAGAACCTGCTAAAGTAAAGCGACTAAAAAAACAAGCTATTCAATTCATTTAA